The DNA segment GACGAGATAGCGGCCGCGCTCCATCTGCGTTTCCTCGCGCGGCTGATAGTCCGCCACATTGAAGTGGCTGCGCTTCCACAGCGTAATCGTCGTCTGGCGGCTATAGGGAAACGCGATCTCGTGTTCCTTCGATACGGCATCGGACGCAATCAGCGTGTCGATGTAAGCCTTGATATCCAGCACATCCTCCGGCTTCATGCCGCCATAGGCGGTATAGGGCATGACGGGATAGAGATTGTTGCCTTCGCGATCGATGCCCTGCATCACCGCATTGAGAAACTGCGCATTGGTCCAGCCGGCGATGCCGTTGGCATGGGGCGAAATGTTCGGGGCATAGAATTTGCCGATCGCCGTATCCATTTCCAGTCCGCCGGACAGGACGTCGCTGCTCCTGGCCGATCCATGGCAGGCACCGCAACCGGACGCATTGAACAGATATTTGCCATTGCCGGTATCGGCCTTATAGGTCGCATAGGCATCGTCAGCGAAAGCATCACGCGCCGATGCAGCGCCCGGACACTGGGTTAGCGCCAGAACCAGTGCCGCCATCGCCGCCATCGTGCGCGGCAGGCCGAGCCTACGGATCAGGGTCCCGGACACTTGATCGAACATGCGCATGGCCTGTTCTCCTTGCTTTCTCAAACAACAAATACGCTATAGCTACCGGAACTCGAACTGCTCGAACTCGACCCGTTTGGGTGTCTTGCCGAGGTCCTTCAGGCCCTTTTCAATGGATTTTCGCAGCAATGGCGGCCCGCAGAACCAGAGGTCCGCTCCCGCCGGATCGACGGCGCTCGATGCGGTAAGCTTTGCCGCGTCGAGCCTGCCGTCCGTTTTGGAATCATGCAAAGTGAAACTGAAATTCGAAAGCTTGTCCGCCTGCGTTTGAAACGTATCAAGGCCGATGGCCTCGCTCCGGTCGCGCACGCAATAGACCATGTGGATATCCTGGCCTTCGTCCCCCTTCAAGCGCCCCGCCATCGCCAGGAACGGCGTAACACCAATACCGCCAGCGAGCCATATCTGTTTCTTGCTGCCACGGCGGTGATTGAAATGCCCATAGCCCCCCTCCAGTTTCAGGCGGTCGCCGATGGCGATGCCGTCGCGCAGCGCTTTGGTATAATCACCCAGCGGCTTGATGGCGAACCGGACGGTGCCGTCGTCCTCCATGCCGGCGATCGTGAACGGATGCGGCTCGCGCAAACCCGGTTTGTTGACCCGGAAAAATCCGAACTGGCCGGGCTTGGCACGCAGCGGACGCCGCACCGGCCGGGCGGAAATGATCGTTGCGCCCTCATGACGCGCCACATCGAAGACCTCGTAGGTGCGGGTCCGCAGCCAGGGAAAGAGCTGTGTGTAGATATAGCTCAGCGTGCCGATCATCGCGAAAATATTGAGATAGGTCGCCAGCATCGCCGTACCGTCATAGGGCCGCTTGATGAACGTCTGGTGGAAGGCGGCCATGATGAACAGCAGGCCGATGAAACGGTGTGTCAGGCGCCAGAAATGGTAAGGGATTTCCACCTTCGTCTTTGGCACGATCTTGACGATGCTGAGCAGCAAAAGGACGACGAGTGCGTAAAACGCGTACTCGCCGGCATCAGCCGCCAGCCTGTTCAGCCCGCCGGTCAGCGACAGGCCCTTGAAATCCGGCGTGATGAAATAGTGTACGAGGATCAGCGCGAGGACCGTGATCCCTACCCGGCGATGCGTCTGGTAGATCCGGTCGAGCCCGCCGAAAAGGCGCTCGATGAAAGATGGGCGCGTGGCCATGAACAGTGCCAGCGCCATGCCGGTAAAGGCCATCGAGGATGCCATCAGCGAAAACGTGGTGCCCGCATTGGTATGGCTGACCGCAGGGACAACCAGCAACCCCGCAAATCCGATCAGCGACCAGACAAGAACAGCACCCGCGCTCACGCCATATCCCCCATAATTCCGCGGTTGCGGAGCCCGAAGTGAGACTGGCAAGGCCCTCAAGCTTCGTCAACTGCTATTGTAGCAGAGACGATTTTACGCCGGGCTTTATTCGCCTGCCCTCATTTCAACGTGCCGGCGGCAAGTACCTCGCGTGCTTTTTGCGCCAGCGGATGGTCCGGATGGCGGCGGATGAAGCGCTCATAGGCTTCGCGCGTCCCTTTGCGGGTGGCGCCGTCATATTCGGACTGCACGGCAGCTTCCGCATCCGGCGCCGGCGTCATGATCCCACCGGTTCCCTTTGGCACTTGTGCCGCCAAAACCACACCGCTGAAAAACCCGGCTATTGCCCCCAAAAGGGCGAGGATCGGCCATTGCCTCCGAAATTCGACCAGCATATCAACGCCTCTTCAGGTTTGGGAAAGTTACGGGTGCGATGAGACTTACGGAGCAGTTTCAGCCGCTTTCCGAAAGTAGCAGCTTACAGACAATTTGATGATTTCCGGTGTACATTCTCCACCGAGAAGGTGAAACAATGACGGGCACGAATAAAACGGTAAAGACCATTGCTGCTACAGGCAACCAGCTGGTCGATGGCATCATTTCCGGCACCGCCTGGGGCGGCGATAGCGTTACCTACGCTTTCCCAACGCTTGCCAGCCAGTATCATTACGGCAACCCGGCAGAGTTGAACAACAATTTCGGTGCGGTTTCGGCTGCGCAAAAGAACGCGGCGCTGTTCATCATGGAACAGTCTTCCGGAACTGCCGCCAATGACGGCTTTTCCGTCGAAGGGTTTACCAAGCTGGCCTTCTCCGCCGGCAGCGCAACCACCGCGACGCTGCGCTTTGCGCAATCCGACGAGGCAAGCCCGACGGCCTATGCCTATTTTCCCGACACACACTATTCCGCCGGCGATACCTGGTTCAGCACGGACTATGAGGGCACGATCAACGATTATCGCGCCCCGGTTGCCGGCAATTATGCCTGGCACACGCTGGTGCACGAACTGGGTCATGCGCTGGGCTTGAAGCATGGTCATGATACCGGCGTCTTCGGCGCGACACCCGATGCCTTCAACTCGGTCGAATATACGGTGATGACCTATAATGGCTTTGTCGGCGACAATGCCAATGGCTACGCCTATGAACAGTTCGGCGCGCCGCAGACCTTCATGATGGCCGATATCGCTGCCCTGCAGCACATGTATGGCGCCAATTACACCACCAACAGCGGCAACACGGTCTACAAGTGGACACCGGACAGCGGCAAGACCTATGTGGATGGCAAGGTGGCGATCGACCCCGGCGGCAACCGCATCTTCGCCACGATCTGGGATGGCGGCGGCAAGGACACGTTCGATCTCACCGCCTACAAGAGCAACCTCAATATCGACCTTCGCGCCGGTGGCTTCTCGATGTTCAGCGAAGACCAGCTGGCGGGACTGGGCGGTGGGCCGAACGATGGCTATGCGCGCGGCAATATTTTCAATGCGCTGCTGCACAAGGGCAACCTTGCCTCGCTGATCGAGGACGTCAAGGCCGGGTCCGGAAACGACAGGGTCGTTGGCAACCAGGCCGCCAACGCGCTCTTCGGCAATGGCGGAAATGATTCGCTGTTCGGGAAAGACGGCAACGATTCTTTGTTTGGCGGCGCCGGAGGCGACAAACTGAACGGCGGCAAAGGACGCGACATGCTCACCGGCGGCGGCGGTGCAGACATGTTCATTTTCTCCGAGCTGTCCGACAGCACCCCGGCCGCATCCGGCCGCGACACGATCTTGGACTTTCGGGGCTCTGAAGGCGACCGGATCAACCTTGCAGGCATAGATGCCGACATCACGAAAGAGGGCAACCAAGGTTTCAAGTTCATCGGCACCAAGGGCTTCGGCGGCGATGAAGGCGAGTTGCGCTATGTCAAGAATGCGTCCGGCACCTATATCTATGGCGATGTAGACGGCGATCGAAAAGCCGACTTTTCCATCCATCTCGAAGACGCCGTCACCCTGCAGAAGGGCTATTTTTTCCTCTGACAGACGCGAATCTGTATGGAGAGGGCCGGATAAGTCATATTCTCGGTATTAGGCAGGCCATTTGAGGAATTCTGCGATTGCCAAACGCTCCGTCATCCCTGTGCTCGTCAGCGATTTAACCTGCTCAAGCCCATGATCTAAAAGAGTTCTGTGACCCGACGGACGTCGGGTCGCTGGATTCCCGCCACAAGGGCGAGAATGACGGAGAGTGGGGTATGGCTCTTACCAGACAATCTTATTCCAGGTTTGTCAGCACTCTGGGCGGGATCAAAGTATCCTGCCTTGTCTTTTGAACGCCGATCCCAAAGGCAGACCTTCACGAATTATCTGGGCAAGGCGCCATACCGCCCTTCCCCGGCCGCATGCAGCCAAACAAAAAAGGCGGCCCGCAGGCCACCTTCCTCGTACTCATTCCTGAAATTCGGCCTTAGCCGACGAATGCGCGTTCGATCACGAATTCGCCCGGCTTGTTGTTGGAGCCTTCGTTCAAACCGGCGGCCTCCAGAATTTCCTTGGTTTCCTTCAGCATCTCCGTCGAGCCGCAGATCATGCCGCGATCGACCAAGGGGTCGAAGGCCGGCAGGCCAAGGTCCGAGAACATCTTGCCGTCACGCATCAGGTTGGTGATGCGGCCCTTGAACGGGTAATCCTCACGGGTCACCGTCGCATAATGGCGCAGCTTGTCGCCGACCAGTTCGGCCAGGAATTCGTGGTTGCGGATTTCTTCGAGCAGGTCGAAGCCGTATTTCAGTTCGGCCACATCGCGGGTCGTGTGGGTAAGGATGACTTCCTCGAACTTCTCAAACGTTTCGGGATCACGGATCAGGCTCGCAAACGGCGCGATGCCGGTTCCGGTCGAAAACATGTAGAGGCGCTTGCCAGGCGTCAGCGCGTCGAGTACCAGGGTGCCTGTCGGCTTCTTGCGCATCAGCACCTGATCACCGGGCTTGATGCTCTGCAGATGCGAGGTCAGCGGACCGTCCGGCACCTTGATCGAGAAGAATTCCAGTTCCTCGTCCCAGGCGGGGCTCGCGATCGAATAGGCGCGGTAGACCGGCTTGCCCTTGACCATCAGGCCAATCATGGCGAATTCACCCGAGCGGAACCGGAATTCCGTCGGACGCGTCATGCGGAAGCTGAACAGCCGGTCCGTATAATGCATGACCTTCGTCACCGTTTCAGCGAACACGCCGGCGGGCACGGTTGCAGCAAATTCTTCGATCTTGGCAGGAGCATTCATTTCGGGGTCAGGTCCTGTAATGATGAGTAACGCTTTCAGGTATCAGCGGATATTCCAAAAGGCGCCGATTTGGAAGCAAATCCGTTCCAATTATAGCGCCTTTTTCAGATTGATGCGTGTTTCAGTGTGTCGCAGCCGTCAGGAAACCCGCCGCCAGCTGTAGGATTTCGCATCGGCCGAAGGTCTGGCCGTCGGCTGGTAGTGATTGTCGATCCCCGGCAAACGCCCCTCCGACAGACGCTTGAGGGCCGTTTCGTTGCTGACGGCAAAGCTATCGATGCCACAGCGCAGCATCAGCGGCACCTGGTCGATCAGCACGTCGCCGACGGCGCGGATTTCCTTGCCGTAACCGAGACGCACGCGCAGCAGCGACGCGTGACTGAAGGCGCGGCCATCGTTGAACGCGGGAAAAGCCACCGCAATCAACGACACCTGCTCCAGAAACGGCTGCAGCCGCGTCACATCGTCGGCGGGGTTGACCAACACGCCAAGCCCGCTTTCGCCGGCCTGTGCCTTTTCCACGAAGGCATCGATCCCGAGAATAGCTTTCTCATTGGAGCCTGCCTTGGTTTCCTCGGTTTCGACGACCCAGGGGTCATCCGTGACGAAACCGGTTTCTTTCCAGATCTGTGTCATATGCTTGTCCTCAGGCCGCTTCCTGCGCATTGCCGCCATAGAGCGCATCCTTGAACGGCTGCGGCCCGACCCGGCGATAGGCCGCAAGGAAGATTTCCGACGGATCCGTTCGCAAGGACAGATAAGTGTTGACGATCGTCTCGATCGCGTCGGTGACCTTTTCAGGCTCAAAGCCGCGGCCGATGATCTCGCCGATCGAGGTATTCTCGTCGCCTGAACCGCCAAGCGTGATCTGGTAGAGTTCGGCACCCTTCTTTTCCACGCCCAGCAGGCCGATATGGCCGACATGGTGATGGCCGCAGGCATTGATGCAGCCGGAGATCTTGATCTTCAGCTCGCCGATCTCGGCCTGCCGGTCCGGGTCACCGAAGCGGGTGGAGATTTCCTGCGACAGCGGGATCGAGCGCGCATTGGCAAGCGCGCAATAGTCCAAGCCGGGACAGGCAATGATATCCGTGATCAGACCGGCATTGGCCGTCGCCAGACTAATCGAAACGAGACCACGATAGAGCGCCTCCAGATCGGCCAGCGCCACATGCGGCAGGATGATATTCTGCTCATGACTGATGCGGATTTCATCAAAGGCGTATTCCTGCGCCAGATCGGCAATCGCATCCATCTGGCTATCGCTGGCATCGCCTGGAATGCCGCCGATCGGCTTCAGCGACACCGTCACCATGCCATAGTCGGGGTGCTTGTGCGGCTGCACATTCTGCTGCACCCAGCGGGCAAAGTCCGGATCGGCCTTCTTCCAGCCGGCCAGATTGGCCCAGCCTTCGGGACGGTCGGTCAGCGGCGGAGGTGCGAAATAGCTGGTGATTGCCTGGATATCGGCATCCGGCAATTTCAGCTCCGTGTTCTTCAGTTGCAGGAATTCCTGCTCGACCTGGCCTGTCAGGTTTTCCACGCCGGTTTCGTGCACGAGGATCTTGATGCGCGCCTTGTACTTGTTGTCGCGGCGGCCGTGCAGATTGTACACCCGCATGATCGCTGTCGTGTAGGACAACAGATCCTCTTCCGGCAGGAAATCGCGGATTTTCTTGGCGATCATCGGCGTGCGGCCCTGCCCGCCGCCGACATAGACGGCAAAGCCGATCTCGCCCTTGTCGTTCTTCTTCAGGTGCAGGCCGATATCGTGCACCTGAATGGCGGCGCGGTCGCGCTCGGCCCCGGTAACGGCGATCTTGAACTTGCGCGGCAGGAAGGAAAACTCCGGATGAACCGACGACCACTGGCGCAGGATTTCGGCGTAAGGGCGCGGGTCCGCGACTTCATCGGCAGCGGCACCGGCAAAATGATCGGCGGTGACGTTGCGGATACAGTTGCCCGATGTCTGGATCGCGTGCATCTCGACCGAGGCAAGCTCTGCCAGGATGTCCGGCGTGTCCGAGAGTTTCGGCCAATTGTACTGGATGTTCTGGCGCGTGGTGAAATGGCCGTAACCGCGATCATATTTGCGGGCGATATGGGCCAGCATGCGCATCTGGTTGCTGTTCAGCGTGCCATAGGGAATGGCGACCCGCAGCATATAGGCGTGCAGCTGCAGGTAGACGCCGTTCATCAGCCGGAGAGGCTTGAAGGCATCCTCGGCAAGCGCACCGGAAAGACGGCGCGTGACCTGATCGCGAAACTGGGCAACACGGTCAGCAACAAAGGCATGGTCGAATTCGTCGTAACGGTACATCGGTCTTCTTTTCCTTAAGCCACCTGAACGGGGCCGGTCAGGCCCTTGTATCCCGGCGCATAGTCGATCGTCGGGCCTTCGGCGCGAACGCGCTCGCGCATCCGCAAAGGCCTGAGCACGCCTGCTACTTCTTCAATATCAATGACATTCACGTCAACCACCTTGTTATCGGCAAAGGCAGCCTTTCCAGTCGCTTCCAGAGCGGTGACCGCCTCAGCATGGCGGGCGATAAACGCATCCTGCAGCGATTCCACCCAGTTGCCGGAGGCATCGAGCCAGACGGAAATGCCGTCGGACAGGCGGTTTGCGGTCAATACCTTGTCGGCCATGTCAGTTCCTCACTTCATCAGTCTGTTTGTGCTGCACGTCTGAGGCCGAACCGTTCGTCTTGCCCGTGACCAGCGGCTGCGACCGTTCGAAATTCGCGCCGGCCACCGCATCGCCGATGATCACCATGACCGGGCCATCCAGCTCGTCGCGATATTGCAGGTCCGGCAGATCCTTCAGCGTGCCGTGCAGGAGCTTGCGCCCGGCGCGGCTGGCGTTTTCGATCACGGCGACCGTGGTTTCCGCCGGCAAACCGGCTTCGATCAGCCGCGCCGCAACGGAAGCTGCAACCGTGCGGCCCATATAGACGGCAATGGTCGCACCGGAAATGGCAAGACGGGCCCAGTCCGGCAGGACGTCACCGGTCAGATCATGGCCGGTGGTAAAGATCAGCGACGAGGCGACACCGCGCAGCGTCAGCGGCAATTCGAAATCGGCAGCGGCCGCAAAAGCCGAGGTAATGCCGGGAACGATCTCGTAGGTGATCCCGGCTTCGCGCAAAGCCGCCATCTCTTCGCCAGCGCGGCCATAGACCAGAGGATCGCCTGACTTCAGCCGCACGACACGCTGGCCGTCCTGACCGAGGCGCACCAGCAGCTGATTGATCTCATCCTGCGATTTCGAATGGCAGCCCTTGCGCTTGCCAACCGGCAGGCGCTCGGCGTCGCGGCGGCCCATATCGACGATCGCCTGCGGCACCAGCGCATCGTAAACGATCACATCGGCTTCCATCATTACGCGCTGGGCCCGCAAGGTCAAAAGGTCCTCCGCTCCCGGACCCGCACCCACCAGCCAGACATGGCCCGGAACCCGATCGACCGACTGCAGCAGCCGGGATGCTTCCCGGCGCGCTTCGGCGATATTTCCTAGCGACACCTGATCTGCGACCGGGCCGGAAAAGAACCGGCGCCAGAACACCCGGCGGGAAACGCCGCGCGGCAGAACACGGTCGGCGGCATCGCGATAGGCCTGCGCCAGCGAAGCGAGCGCGCCAAGGGATGGGGAAAGCAGCTGATCGATCTGCGCGCGGATCATCTGGGCGAGCACCGGCCCTGCGCCCTCGGTGCCGATGGCAACGGCGACGGGCGCGCGATTGACCAATGCCGGCGTCAGGAAATCGCAGAATTCCGGCTGATCCACCGCATTGGCCGGAATTTTCTGCGCCCGCGCCGCAGCGACGATCAGGCGGTCTTGAGCCGCATCGCCGGTTGCGGCAAAGACCAGCGTTGCGCCGTCGACCTGGCCTGCCTCGAAAGGCGTTGCGACATGGTCGATCGCATTGGTGTACAGGAACGCGGCGAAATCGTCTTCCGGCTCGTCCGCATAGGCGATGATCCGGGCCTGCGTGTTGAGCAACAGCCGAACCTTGGCAAATGCCTCGTCACCATTGCCAAAAACCGCCACGCATTTCTGCGCAACGCGGAAGAAGGCCGGAAAGACGGTCAGTTGTTCGGTCATCGTGTGGGAATCTGATCCTGTTACAGGTTATGGGGAATATCCCCTTTATACCTTGAAAATTGAAGAAACAGAAATTCCGATGCCTTTGCAGGCGGATATTCTTTTGCTCGACTCCAGCATAATTTGAGCAAATCTCTCCGAGGACAAGGCCTTCGGCAACGGCAGGATCGTGTTTCCGAGCATTGCCTATACCACTTCAAATCCGCTAAATGCCAGTAATCCTATTGTATGGAGCCAATGGTTTGACGAACAATTCCAAACTTGCAGAACGCCTGCTGAGCGTCATCGAGACAGACGTCCTGCCCCTCACGGAAAAGGGTGTCGCTGCCGGCAACAAGGTTTTCGGTGCGGCGATCCTGCGCAAATCGGACCTGTCCCTCGTCATCGCGGAAACCAACAACGAGACGGAAAACCCGCTCTGGCATGGCGAAGTGCATACGCTGAAGCGCTTTTACGAGCGCGCCGAAAAGCCTGACACCAAGGACCTCATCTTCCTCTCCACCCACGAACCCTGCTCGATGTGCCTCTCGGCGATCACCTGGGCGGGCTTTGACAATTTCTACTACCTGTTCAGCCACGAGGATTCGCGCGACGCGTTTTCGATCCCGCACGACCTGAAAATCCTGAAAGAGGTTTTCCGGCTCGATCCCGGCGGCTACGCCAAGACCAACGCCTTCTGGCGCTCCTCCTCGATCGCCGATCTCGTGGCGACATCGGACGAGGCCGGCAAGGCCGCGCTACGGGAGCAGGACCGGCGCATTCGCGCCAAGTACCAGTCGCTGTCGGATTCTTATCAGTCCGGCAAGGACGCCAACGCCATTCCATTGAATTGAGCCCCATGCACCCCTCCAAGGATATCGCCCGCCTGCTGGAAATCATGGAAGCCCTGCGCCAGCCCGAAACCGGCTGCCCATGGGATATCGTCCAGACCTTCGAGACCATCAAGCCGTACACGCTGGAAGAAGCCTACGAGGTTGCCGACGCGATCGAGCGCGCCGATATGGACGATCTTTGCGACGAGCTCGGCGACCTGCTGCTGCAGGTGGTTTTTCATGCGCGCATGGCTGAGGAAGCAGGTGATTTCGCCTTTGGCGATGTGGTCGAAGCGATCACCCGAAAAATGATCCGGCGCCACCCACATGTGTTTGCGCGGTCTGACGCGGATACGCCGCAGGCCGTGAAACTGCAATGGGACGAGATCAAGCAGGCGGAAAAGGCCGAACGCCGCAAGCGGCGGGCAAAGCGCGGCCTGCCTGAGGATGTCAACACCGGTCATCTTGGCTCCGTCCAGCGCAGTTTCCCGGCGCTGGTCGAGGCTTTGAAACTGCAGGAACGGGCGGCCAAGGTCGGTTTCGACTGGTCCTCACCTGAGCCGATCCTCGACAAGATCGAGGAGGAGATTGCCGAACTGCGCGAGGCGCTCGCTTTGAACGACAAGGCAAAGGTGGCAGACGAACTCGGCGATCTGATCTTCGCCGTCGTCAACATCGGCCGCCATGTCGGCGCTGACCCTGAAATGGCGCTGCGCGGCACCAACACAAAGTTCCGCCGCCGTTTCGCGCATATCGAGACGGAACTGGAAGCTCATGGGGAAACGCTGGAGGCGGCAACGCTGGAGCGGATGGAGGAACTGTGGCAGGCAGCCAAGGCGATAGAGCGGCAGTTGAGGTAACTGGCCTGCATGAGCCAGCCGTCGAGTTCTGAGACCGGGGAGGCTTCACCCCCCTCTGTCACTGCGTGACATCTCCCCCTCAAGGGGGGAGATCAGTCTTTTCCCTCGCTGCCTTGATATTGGAGAGGCACAGTCGATGCGGCCAATCTCCTCCCTTGAGGGGGAGATGTCGGCGTCGCCGACAGAGGGGGGTGTTAGCCCCGATTCCGGTAATAGCCACCAGTCCGGTAATACGCTACCAGTCCTGCGCCGCAGCCTTCGGGCCATTGCCGAGCCGCCGGTCAAGCTCTTCCGCTTCGCTCGGCGTCATGCGCAGATCGAGGCTGACGGAGCCGTCTTCCATGTCCTCGCGGCCATCGACCATCGTGTGTTCGTAGACCCAGGAGAGCAGCTGCAGCTTGCTGGCCGGCAGCACGACGTTGCATTCCATCAGCACGCCGGACAGGCGCTTGTTGATCTCGTCCAGCAGGTGATCGACACCTTCGCCCGTCACGGCCGAAACAGCGACGGTGTTTTCGCTGTGTTCGGCTTTCTGGACGAGGCTTTCATGCGCGTCGGCATCCAGCAGATCGACCTTGTTCCAGACTTCGATGATGCGCTCGGAGCGCGCCTTCTCGTCAATGCCGAGATCGGTGAGGATGCGCAGCACGTCCTGCGATTGAACCTGGTTGTCGGGGTCGGCGAGATCGCGCACGTGCAGGATCAGGTCGGCTTCCAGCACCTCTTCCAGCGTCGCGCGGAAGGCGGCGACCAGATGGGTCGGCAGGTCAGAGATGAAACCGACGGTATCGGACAGCATGACCATGCGGCCATGCGGCAGCTTCATCCGGCGCAGCGTCGGGTCAAGCGTTGCAAACAGCATGTCTTCGGCGAGAACGCCCGCGCCGGTGATGCGGTTGAACAAGGTCGATTTGCCGGCATTGGTATAGCCGACGAGGGCGACGATCGGATGCGGCACCTTCTTGCGCTTGGCGCGATGAAGCTGGCGGGTGCGGCGCACCTGCTCCAGCTCCTTCTCGAGCTTGACGATCTTTTCCTGCAAAAGCCGGCGGTCGGCCTCGATCTGGGTTTCACCCGGACCACCCATGAAGCCCGCGCCACCGCGCTGGCGCTCCAAGTGGGTCCAGCTGCGAACCAGGCGGCCCTTCTGGTAGTTCAGATGCGCAAGCTCGACCTGCAGCGTGCCTTCCTTGGTGGACGCGCGGCGGCCGAAGATTTCCAGGATGAGACCGGTCCGGTCGATGACCTTGCAGTTCCAT comes from the Pararhizobium qamdonense genome and includes:
- a CDS encoding DUF2849 domain-containing protein, with product MADKVLTANRLSDGISVWLDASGNWVESLQDAFIARHAEAVTALEATGKAAFADNKVVDVNVIDIEEVAGVLRPLRMRERVRAEGPTIDYAPGYKGLTGPVQVA
- a CDS encoding ferredoxin reductase family protein; translated protein: MSAGAVLVWSLIGFAGLLVVPAVSHTNAGTTFSLMASSMAFTGMALALFMATRPSFIERLFGGLDRIYQTHRRVGITVLALILVHYFITPDFKGLSLTGGLNRLAADAGEYAFYALVVLLLLSIVKIVPKTKVEIPYHFWRLTHRFIGLLFIMAAFHQTFIKRPYDGTAMLATYLNIFAMIGTLSYIYTQLFPWLRTRTYEVFDVARHEGATIISARPVRRPLRAKPGQFGFFRVNKPGLREPHPFTIAGMEDDGTVRFAIKPLGDYTKALRDGIAIGDRLKLEGGYGHFNHRRGSKKQIWLAGGIGVTPFLAMAGRLKGDEGQDIHMVYCVRDRSEAIGLDTFQTQADKLSNFSFTLHDSKTDGRLDAAKLTASSAVDPAGADLWFCGPPLLRKSIEKGLKDLGKTPKRVEFEQFEFR
- a CDS encoding M10 family metallopeptidase, yielding MTGTNKTVKTIAATGNQLVDGIISGTAWGGDSVTYAFPTLASQYHYGNPAELNNNFGAVSAAQKNAALFIMEQSSGTAANDGFSVEGFTKLAFSAGSATTATLRFAQSDEASPTAYAYFPDTHYSAGDTWFSTDYEGTINDYRAPVAGNYAWHTLVHELGHALGLKHGHDTGVFGATPDAFNSVEYTVMTYNGFVGDNANGYAYEQFGAPQTFMMADIAALQHMYGANYTTNSGNTVYKWTPDSGKTYVDGKVAIDPGGNRIFATIWDGGGKDTFDLTAYKSNLNIDLRAGGFSMFSEDQLAGLGGGPNDGYARGNIFNALLHKGNLASLIEDVKAGSGNDRVVGNQAANALFGNGGNDSLFGKDGNDSLFGGAGGDKLNGGKGRDMLTGGGGADMFIFSELSDSTPAASGRDTILDFRGSEGDRINLAGIDADITKEGNQGFKFIGTKGFGGDEGELRYVKNASGTYIYGDVDGDRKADFSIHLEDAVTLQKGYFFL
- the cysG gene encoding siroheme synthase CysG, coding for MTEQLTVFPAFFRVAQKCVAVFGNGDEAFAKVRLLLNTQARIIAYADEPEDDFAAFLYTNAIDHVATPFEAGQVDGATLVFAATGDAAQDRLIVAAARAQKIPANAVDQPEFCDFLTPALVNRAPVAVAIGTEGAGPVLAQMIRAQIDQLLSPSLGALASLAQAYRDAADRVLPRGVSRRVFWRRFFSGPVADQVSLGNIAEARREASRLLQSVDRVPGHVWLVGAGPGAEDLLTLRAQRVMMEADVIVYDALVPQAIVDMGRRDAERLPVGKRKGCHSKSQDEINQLLVRLGQDGQRVVRLKSGDPLVYGRAGEEMAALREAGITYEIVPGITSAFAAAADFELPLTLRGVASSLIFTTGHDLTGDVLPDWARLAISGATIAVYMGRTVAASVAARLIEAGLPAETTVAVIENASRAGRKLLHGTLKDLPDLQYRDELDGPVMVIIGDAVAGANFERSQPLVTGKTNGSASDVQHKQTDEVRN
- a CDS encoding nitrite/sulfite reductase; this encodes MYRYDEFDHAFVADRVAQFRDQVTRRLSGALAEDAFKPLRLMNGVYLQLHAYMLRVAIPYGTLNSNQMRMLAHIARKYDRGYGHFTTRQNIQYNWPKLSDTPDILAELASVEMHAIQTSGNCIRNVTADHFAGAAADEVADPRPYAEILRQWSSVHPEFSFLPRKFKIAVTGAERDRAAIQVHDIGLHLKKNDKGEIGFAVYVGGGQGRTPMIAKKIRDFLPEEDLLSYTTAIMRVYNLHGRRDNKYKARIKILVHETGVENLTGQVEQEFLQLKNTELKLPDADIQAITSYFAPPPLTDRPEGWANLAGWKKADPDFARWVQQNVQPHKHPDYGMVTVSLKPIGGIPGDASDSQMDAIADLAQEYAFDEIRISHEQNIILPHVALADLEALYRGLVSISLATANAGLITDIIACPGLDYCALANARSIPLSQEISTRFGDPDRQAEIGELKIKISGCINACGHHHVGHIGLLGVEKKGAELYQITLGGSGDENTSIGEIIGRGFEPEKVTDAIETIVNTYLSLRTDPSEIFLAAYRRVGPQPFKDALYGGNAQEAA
- a CDS encoding DUF934 domain-containing protein, translated to MTQIWKETGFVTDDPWVVETEETKAGSNEKAILGIDAFVEKAQAGESGLGVLVNPADDVTRLQPFLEQVSLIAVAFPAFNDGRAFSHASLLRVRLGYGKEIRAVGDVLIDQVPLMLRCGIDSFAVSNETALKRLSEGRLPGIDNHYQPTARPSADAKSYSWRRVS
- a CDS encoding nucleoside deaminase, which gives rise to MTNNSKLAERLLSVIETDVLPLTEKGVAAGNKVFGAAILRKSDLSLVIAETNNETENPLWHGEVHTLKRFYERAEKPDTKDLIFLSTHEPCSMCLSAITWAGFDNFYYLFSHEDSRDAFSIPHDLKILKEVFRLDPGGYAKTNAFWRSSSIADLVATSDEAGKAALREQDRRIRAKYQSLSDSYQSGKDANAIPLN
- a CDS encoding ferredoxin--NADP reductase, whose amino-acid sequence is MNAPAKIEEFAATVPAGVFAETVTKVMHYTDRLFSFRMTRPTEFRFRSGEFAMIGLMVKGKPVYRAYSIASPAWDEELEFFSIKVPDGPLTSHLQSIKPGDQVLMRKKPTGTLVLDALTPGKRLYMFSTGTGIAPFASLIRDPETFEKFEEVILTHTTRDVAELKYGFDLLEEIRNHEFLAELVGDKLRHYATVTREDYPFKGRITNLMRDGKMFSDLGLPAFDPLVDRGMICGSTEMLKETKEILEAAGLNEGSNNKPGEFVIERAFVG
- the mazG gene encoding nucleoside triphosphate pyrophosphohydrolase — encoded protein: MHPSKDIARLLEIMEALRQPETGCPWDIVQTFETIKPYTLEEAYEVADAIERADMDDLCDELGDLLLQVVFHARMAEEAGDFAFGDVVEAITRKMIRRHPHVFARSDADTPQAVKLQWDEIKQAEKAERRKRRAKRGLPEDVNTGHLGSVQRSFPALVEALKLQERAAKVGFDWSSPEPILDKIEEEIAELREALALNDKAKVADELGDLIFAVVNIGRHVGADPEMALRGTNTKFRRRFAHIETELEAHGETLEAATLERMEELWQAAKAIERQLR